One genomic segment of Hevea brasiliensis isolate MT/VB/25A 57/8 chromosome 3, ASM3005281v1, whole genome shotgun sequence includes these proteins:
- the LOC110662764 gene encoding uncharacterized protein LOC110662764: protein MVSSSNLLSHIFILPRVSTSPPFFLHGQSLGGMKLLNAYMEKSSEEAMNTICPGKLDFNLPLLSTRRLGVCPGTNSHISSQDTGDRIPFCWEQAPGKPKNLESSGIHDGDTPRPKLPPCRWQPQKEAIANDVNVHDHDDGCDADVDDNGDAEEEDDVYSDAIDVLSLTEAIDIVQKAEDDYGMDRLNLESLESRGNQSPNFMIERFLPDATALAASSALYSSKNLNRKLPYFCSNYAEEYTSQTVGGSYSSEASQKGCGLELLFPWRMKHKLCGVKSPVRQVSPNVRTLSLCTLKQSKHCSTARPFAHAKKDI from the coding sequence ATGGTATCATCTAGCAACCTTTTATCACATATCTTCATTCTTCCAAGGGTATCTACTTCTCCACCCTTTTTTCTCCATGGACAGTCTCTTGGTGGAATGAAACTGCTGAATGCCTATATGGAAAAATCAAGTGAAGAAGCTATGAATACGATTTGTCCCGGAAAGCTGGACTTCAATTTGCCACTCTTATCAACTAGGCGGCTCGGTGTTTGCCCTGGTACAAACTCACATATCTCTTCTCAGGATACAGGCGATAGGATTCCATTTTGCTGGGAACAAGCTCCTGGCAAGCCCAAGAACCTGGAGAGCTCTGGCATCCATGACGGAGACACTCCCCGTCCTAAGCTACCACCGTGTAGATGGCAGCCACAGAAAGAAGCAATCGCAAATGATGTGAACGTTCACGACCATGATGATGGTTGCGATGCTGATGTTGATGACAATGGCGATGCTGAAGAGGAGGATGATGTGTATTCAGATGCTATAGATGTGCTATCACTAACAGAAGCAATAGACATTGTCCAGAAAGCTGAGGATGACTATGGAATGGATAGGTTAAATTTAGAGAGTTTGGAGTCCAGGGGTAACCAGTCAccgaatttcatgatcgaacGCTTTCTTCCTGATGCTACTGCATTAGCTGCATCATCTGCATTATATTCTTCAAAGAATTTGAACAGGAAGCTTCCTTATTTTTGCAGCAATTATGCAGAGGAATATACTTCACAAACAGTTGGAGGATCATATTCTTCAGAGGCATCCCAGAAAGGGTGCGGGCTAGAACTTTTGTTTCCCTGGCGCATGAAGCACAAGTTATGCGGTGTAAAGAGCCCCGTGCGGCAAGTCTCACCGAATGTGCGAACTCTATCTCTATGTACTTTAAAACAAAGCAAACATTGTTCAACTGCTAGGCCTTTTGCCCATGCAAAGAaagatatttaa
- the LOC110662724 gene encoding lectin-domain containing receptor kinase VI.4-like, whose amino-acid sequence MAFLSTISVALLVFLFSVVINQAQSEHFFFEGFNESDDKSDLRLEGASIFKTSGALRLTNKTKNAIGHAFYSKTIQMFNKTSPNASSFNTYFVFSIVPPASGKGGFGLAFTIAPSYQIAGAKAGQYLGLFNELNDGKNSNHIFAVEFDTVRGYNETSNSYGNHVGININSMESNTSEPAGYNINNTLKNEEIDMHKGDPIQAWLEYDGVSKVVNVTMCPMWQQKPMKPLLNFAVDLTPIVKEFMYVGFSAATGDTASSHYILGWSFSTAGAAHPLNLSGLPIPPVEKESSSFQFSVIALIVVLSVVIVLLSGILLFLALYKRIGRLESLEDWELECPHRFRYRDLYTATKGFKDSEIIGVGGFGVVYKAVMLSTGNEVAVKKISRNNPIQGLKEFVAEIESLGRLRHKHLVNLQGWCKKKNDLLLVYDYIPNGSLDSLLFHPRNDSVLNWEQRFNIVKGIASGLLYLHEEWEQVVIHRDVKSSNVLIDAEMNGRLGDFGLARLYDHGINSHTTNVVGTIGYIAPELARTGKASTSSDVFAYGVLLLEVATGRRPIGSGQFILVDWVKECQQMGRILDAVDPKLDSRYADEQMKLILELGLLCSHQEAEARPRMRQVTRYLDGDEKMPVMDDMGSIDSSRLNEINRRLMQLSCIEMTSTSYHSSSIGFMSTSSIDAGR is encoded by the coding sequence ATGGCCTTTTTATCCACGATCTCTGTAGCTTTGCTCGTCTTCTTATTTTCTGTTGTCATTAATCAAGCTCAATCTGAACACTTCTTTTTCGAGGGATTCAATGAAAGTGATGATAAGAGTGATCTTCGCCTTGAGGGAGCTTCCATTTTCAAGACTAGTGGTGCCCTGAGGCTCACTAACAAAACGAAAAACGCCATAGGACATGCGTTCTATTCCAAAACAATACAAATGTTTAATAAAACATCGCCAAATGCTTCTTCTTTCAACACGTATTTCGTCTTCTCAATTGTCCCACCGGCCTCAGGCAAAGGAGGTTTCGGCCTCGCCTTCACCATCGCTCCCTCCTACCAGATCGCAGGAGCTAAGGCTGGGCAATACCTTGGACTCTTCAACGAGTTGAATGACGGCAAAAACTCGAACCATATTTTTGCAGTTGAATTCGATACTGTTAGAGGTTACAATGAGACGTCAAATAGTTATGGAAACCATGTTGGAATCAACATTAACAGCATGGAGTCCAATACGTCGGAGCCAGCTGGTTACAATATCAACAACACATTGAAGAACGAAGAAATAGATATGCATAAAGGTGATCCTATTCAAGCCTGGCTAGAATATGATGGCGTGAGTAAAGTTGTGAACGTTACAATGTGTCCCATGTGGCAACAGAAACCAATGAAACCACTCCTTAACTTTGCTGTTGATCTAACACCAATTGTGAAGGAGTTTATGTATGTTGGTTTCTCAGCCGCTACAGGGGACACAGCAAGCTCTCATTACATTTTGGGATGGAGTTTTTCCACAGCAGGAGCAGCCCATCCATTGAATCTCTCTGGACTTCCTATACCTCCGGTAGAGAAAGAATCATCTTCTTTCCAATTCTCAGTGATTGCTCTTATCGTCGTTTTGTCCGTCGTGATCGTTCTTTTGTCCGGGATACTGCTCTTTCTCGCGCTTTATAAAAGAATTGGGCGACTTGAGAGTCTTGAAGATTGGGAATTGGAGTGTCCGCACAGGTTTCGCTATCGAGATCTTTATACAGCAACTAAAGGTTTTAAAGACAGTGAGATAATTGGAGTTGGAGGGTTTGGTGTAGTTTACAAAGCTGTAATGCTTAGTACTGGAAATGAAGTTGCTGTTAAGAAGATCAGTCGTAATAATCCGATTCAAGGGTTGAAAGAATTTGTAGCAGAGATTGAAAGCCTCGGGCGACTGAGGCATAAGCACTTGGTGAATCTCCAAGGATGGTGCAAAAAGAAAAATGATCTCCTTCTGGTCTATGACTACATTCCAAATGGAAGCCTCGATTCCCTCCTATTCCATCCTAGAAATGACTCGGTATTGAACTGGGAACAGAGATTCAACATAGTTAAAGGCATCGCTTCGGGTCTATTATATCTGCACGAAGAATGGGAGCAAGTGGTGATTCATAGAGACGTCAAGTCTAGCAACGTCCTCATAGACGCAGAAATGAACGGCCGATTGGGGGACTTTGGTCTTGCCAGGCTATACGATCATGGCATAAATTCACACACTACAAATGTCGTCGGCACTATTGGGTACATTGCACCAGAATTGGCACGTACAGGGAAGGCCTCTACAAGCTCAGATGTGTTTGCATATGGGGTTCTGCTTCTTGAAGTCGCAACCGGAAGGAGGCCTATCGGGTCAGGGCAGTTCATATTGGTAGATTGGGTAAAGGAATGCCAACAAATGGGAAGAATCCTTGATGCAGTTGATCCAAAGTTGGATTCAAGGTATGCAGATGAACAGATGAAGTTGATTTTGGAATTGGGTCTTCTTTGCTCACATCAGGAAGCAGAAGCAAGGCCTAGAATGAGACAAGTTACAAGGTATCTTGACGGGGATGAGAAGATGCCCGTAATGGACGATATGGGGTCAATTGATTCTAGTCGTCTGAATGAAATCAATAGGAGATTGATGCAACTGAGTTGCATAGAAATGACAAGCACATCGTATCATTCATCTTCCATTGGATTCATGTCTACAAGTTCTATTGACGCCGGAAGATAG
- the LOC110662763 gene encoding ethylene-overproduction protein 1: MQHNIFTSMRSLKFIEGCKATQVYALNPNGTAAGGGGAGCGGVGEKFLQHLQDLRVNSARPKSNRTSQTSPNNITNNISVENLLPSGLPDSDLLEPQIEPCLRYVDFVQTLADVYRKIEKCPQFEKSEVYIEQCAIFRGLSDPKMFRRSLRSARQHAVDVHSKIVLASWLRFERREDELVGTSAMDCCGRNLECPNACLVSGYDPESVNDPCMCSRSPREECDDDISIGDNECSTSDEDGDMSFCIGDDEIRCVRYNIASLSRPFKALLYGGFSESRREKINFSKNGISAKGMRAVEIFSRTKRLGSFELPIVLELLSLANRFCCEELKSACDAHLASLVSEMEEAMVLIEFGLEETAYLLVAACLQVFLRELPNSMYNSDVMRLFCSSEGTERLALVGHTSFLLYYFLSQIAFEEDMKSNATVMLLERLGECAKEGWQKQLAYHQLGVVMLERKEYKDAQNWFEAAAEAGHVYSLVGVARARYKRGHKYSAYKMTNSLVSDYKPIGWMYQERSLYCVGKEKMMDLNTATELDPTLSFPYKYRAVLLVQENRLGAAISELNKIIGFKVSSDCLELRAWISIALEDYESALRDVRALLTLEPNYMMFNGKMHGDRLVELLHPLVQQWSQADCWMQLYDRWSSVDDIGSLAVVHHMLANDPGKSLLRFRQSLLLLRLNCQKAAMRSLRLARNFSASEHERLVYEGWILYDTGHREEALAKAEESISIQRSFEAFFLKAYALADSSLDSESSMYVIELLEEALRCPSDGLRKGQALNNLGSVYVDCDKLDLAADCYMNALNIKHTRAHQGLARVYHLKNQRKAAYDEMTKLIEKARNNASAYEKRSEYCDRDMAKSDLSMATLLDPLRTYPYRYRAAVLMDDHKEAEAIAELSKAIVFKPDLQLLHLRAAFYDSMGDNISTLRDCEAALCLDSGHIDTIELYDKALKRADEQK, translated from the exons CGCTAGACCAAAATCAAATCGAACTTCTCAAACATCGCCTAATAACATCACAAATAATATATCAGTTGAAAATCTACTCCCTTCCGGTCTTCCCGACTCCGATCTCCTCGAGCCGCAGATCGAACCTTGCCTTAGGTATGTTGATTTTGTCCAAACTCTAGCGGATGTATATCGTAAAATTGAGAAATGTCCCCAATTCGAGAAATCCGAGGTGTACATAGAGCAATGCGCGATATTCCGGGGTTTATCGGATCCGAAAATGTTCCGACGGAGCCTCCGTTCGGCCAGACAGCACGCCGTTGACGTGCACTCGAAAATCGTGCTGGCCTCGTGGTTAAGATTTGAGAGGAGAGAAGATGAACTTGTGGGTACATCGGCCATGGATTGTTGCGGGAGAAATCTAGAATGCCCTAACGCTTGTTTGGTTTCCGGTTACGATCCTGAATCGGTAAATGATCCTTGTATGTGTTCGAGGTCTCCTAGAGAAGAATGCGATGATGATATTTCAATTGGGGACAATGAATGTTCAACCTCCGATGAAGACGGTGATATGTCGTTTTGCATTGGTGATGATGAGATTAGGTGTGTGCGTTACAATATTGCTTCACTTTCGAGACCGTTTAAAGCATTGCTGTACGGTGGTTTTTCGGAGTCAAGGAGAGAGAAGATAAATTTCTCTAAGAATGGGATATCGGCAAAAGGAATGAGAGCGGTGGAGATTTTTAGCAGGACGAAAAGATTAGGTTCTTTCGAGCTGCCCATCGTATTAGAGCTTCTTTCTTTGGCAAACAGGTTTTGTTGCGAGGAATTGAAGTCAGCTTGTGATGCCCATTTGGCATCTTTGGTTTCAGAAATGGAGGAGGCCATGGTTTTAATTGAGTTTGGTTTGGAGGAGACTGCATATCTTTTAGTTGCTGCTTGTTTACAGGTGTTTTTGAGAGAGCTTCCGAATTCAATGTATAATTCTGATGTGATGAGATTGTTTTGTAGTTCAGAGGGTACTGAGAGATTGGCTCTGGTCGGGCATACTTCTTTTCTGTTGTACTACTTCTTGAGTCAGATTGCTTTCGAGGAAGACATGAAATCCAATGCAACGGTGATGCTTTTGGAGAGGTTGGGAGAGTGTGCAAAAGAAGGTTGGCAGAAGCAACTTGCTTATCACCAATTAGGCGTTGTGATGCTTGAAAGGAAAGAATATAAAGACgcccagaattggtttgaagctGCAGCTGAGGCAGGTCATGTTTATTCATTAGTTGGTGTTGCAAGGGCCAGATATAAGCGTGGCCACAAGTATTCAGCGTACAAGATGACGAATTCTCTGGTTTCTGATTATAAACCAATTGGGTGGATGTATCAGGAAAGGTCCTTGTATTGTGTTGGGAAGGAGAAGATGATGGATTTGAACACAGCAACTGAATTGGATCCAACTCTTTCTTTTCCATACAAGTACAGGGCTGTTTTGTTGGTGCAGGAGAACAGATTGGGAGCAGCAATCTCAGAACTCAACAAAATAATTGGTTTCAAGGTCTCTTCTGATTGCCTTGAATTACGAGCTTGGATTTCAATTGCTTTGGAGGATTATGAAAGTGCTCTCAGAGACGTCCGGGCACTCTTGACTTTGGAGCCAAATTACATGATGTTTAATGGGAAAATGCACGGGGATCGCTTGGTAGAACTTCTTCATCCTCTTGTCCAGCAGTGGAGTCAGGCTGATTGCTGGATGCAACTTTATGATAGGTGGTCCTCCGTTGATGATATAGGCTCCTTAGCTGTTGTACACCATATGCTGGCAAATGACCCAGGGAAGAGCCTCCTACGTTTTCGGCAATCTCTTCTACTTTTACG GTTAAATTGTCAAAAGGCTGCCATGCGTAGTTTGCGGTTGGCTAGAAATTTTTCTGCTTCTGAGCATGAAAGGCTTGTTTATGAAGGATGGATTCTGTATGACACTGGCCATCGAGAAGAAGCCCTTGCTAAGGCTGAGGAGTCCATTTCGATTCAGAGATCATTTGAAGCTTTTTTCCTTAAGGCATATGCTTTGGCAGATTCTAGTCTTGATTCTGAGTCATCAATGTATGTTATTGAACTTCTGGAGGAAGCTCTTAGGTGCCCTTCAGATGGCCTCAGGAAAGGACAA GCCCTCAATAATCTAGGGAGCGTCTATGTTGATTGTGATAAGCTGGATCTTGCTGCCGACTGTTACATGAATGCACTCAATATCAAACATACAAGAGCACATCAAGGTCTGGCACGTGTATATCATCTCAAAAATCAACGCAAAGCTGCATATGATGAGATGACAAAACTGATAGAAAAAGCCAGGAATAATGCATCTGCTTATGAGAAGCGTTCTGAGTACTGTGATCGTGACATGGCAAAGAGTGATCTTAGTATGGCAACCCTGCTTGATCCCTTGAGAACATACCCTTACAGATACAGGGCAGCAG TTTTAATGGATGACCACAAAGAAGCTGAGGCCATAGCAGAGCTGTCAAAGGCCATAGTTTTCAAGCCAGATTTGCAGTTGCTACATCTTCGTGCTGCATTTTATGACTCAATGGGTGATAATATCTCCACCCTACGAGATTGTGAAGCTGCCCTTTGTCTTGATTCAGGTCATATCGATACAATTGAACTCTATGATAAAGCATTGAAGCGGGCTGATgaacaaaaatga
- the LOC110662765 gene encoding importin subunit beta-1: MALEITAILLSAQSLDAKVRNEAEANLRQFQEQNLPLFLLSLSIELANNEKPNESRRLAGIVLKNSLDAKDATRKEHLVQQWMAIEISIKSQIKDLLLRTLGSSVQEARNTSAQVIAKVASIEIPQKQWPELIGSLLNNMTQQDGPAALKQATLETLGYVCEGISDQDLVQDEVNAILTAVVQGMTLIQHGPEIRLAATRALYDALIFAQTNFENEMERNYIMKVVCETALSKEAEVRQGAFECLVSIASTYYAVLEPYMQTLFQLTSNAVKGDEETVALQAIEFWSSICDEEIERQEYDSHEGGHFEHVHCHFIKKALPSLVPMLLETLLKQEEDQDQDDSIWNISMAGGTCLGLVARTVGDDVVPLVMPFVEAKIVKPDWHCREAATFAFGSILEGPSIDKLTPLVNAGLDFLLNAMRDGNKHVKDTTAWTLSRVFELLHSPANGFSVISPENLLRVVAVLLESINDAPHVAEKVCGAIYYLAQGYEDAGSSSSLLTPCLPGIIYQLLKTAERTDGGDSKLRSSAYETLNEVIRSSSIVETSHIISELLPVIMNKLGQTLDLQILSSDDREKQGDLQASLCGVLQVIIQKLGSTDETKPIILQAADPIMILFLRVLACRSSTVHEEAMLAIGALAYASGPEFGKYMPELYKYLEMGLQNFEEYQVCAITTGVFGDICRAMDDKVLPYCEGIISHLIRDLQSAELHRSVKPPIFSCFGDIALAIGEQFLKYIESAITMMQSAAQICAQMNTSDEEFIDYGNQLKCSIFEAYSGILQGFKNSKPEVMLPHAGHLLQFIELVFRERQRDESVTKAAVAVMGDLADALGSNTKILFRDNTFYVDFLGECLQSDDEQLKETANWTQGMIARVMVS; encoded by the exons ATGGCTTTGGAGATCACTGCAATTTTGTTGTCTGCCCAGTCATTGGATGCAAAAGTCCGAAATGAGGCAGAGGCTAATCTTAGGCAGTTCCAAGAGCAGAATTTGCCTCTTTTCCTTTTATCTTTATCAATTGAACTTGCAAATAATGAGAAACCTAATGAATCTCGTCGGTTGGCTGGTATTGTGCTTAAGAACTCTTTGGATGCAAAAGATGCCACGAGAAAGGAACATCTTGTCCAACAATGGATGGCAATTGAAATTTCTATTAAATCTCAAATCAAAGACTTGCTATTGAGAACCCTTGGTTCATCTGTACAGGAGGCTAGAAATACATCTGCCCAAGTAATTGCCAAGGTTGCTTCCATTGAGATTCCCCAGAAGCAATGGCCTGAGCTAATTGGATCATTGCTTAACAATATGACCCAGCAAGATGGTCCTGCAGCACTAAAACAGGCAACCCTGGAAACTCTTGGGTATGTTTGTGAGGGGATATCTGATCAGGACCTTGTGCAAGACGAAGTAAATGCTATTCTGACTGCAGTTGTCCAAGGCATGACCCTTATACAGCATGGGCCTGAAATCCGCCTTGCAGCAACAAGGGCTTTATATGATGCCTTGATTTTTGCACAGACCAACTTTGAAAATGAAATGGAGCGAAATTACATAATGAAGGTGGTCTGTGAGACAGCCTTGTCCAAAGAGGCAGAGGTTAGACAGGGTGCTTTTGAGTGTCTTGTTTCAATAGCGTCAACATACTATGCTGTGCTTGAACCTTATATGCAGACCCTCTTTCAACTTACATCAAATGCAGTAAAAGGAGATGAAGAGACAGTTGCCCTCCAAGCAATTGAATTCTGGAGCTCCATCTGTGATGAAGAGATAGAGCGTCAAGAATATGATAGTCATGAAGGTGGGCATTTTGAGCATGTGCATTGTCATTTCATAAAGAAGGCCCTTCCATCTCTTGTTCCTATGTTGCTGGAAACATTATTGAAGCAGGAAGAGGATCAGGATCAGGATGATAGCATCTGGAATATATCCATGGCAGGTGGGACATGTCTAGGTCTTGTTGCTAGAACTGTTGGGGATGATGTTGTGCCCCTTGTAATGCCTTTTGTGGAGGCTAAAATTGTAAAGCCAGATTGGCATTGTCGTGAGGCAGCTACATTTGCATTTGGCTCAATTCTTGAAGGCCCTAGTATTGATAAGCTTACCCCACTAGTTAATGCTGGCTTGGATTTTCTGCTTAATGCTATGAGGGATGGAAATAAACATGTGAAGGACACAACTGCATGGACTCTCAGTCGTGTATTTGAGTTGTTGCACAGTCCCGCCAATGGATTTTCTGTGATTTCCCCTGAGAACCTCCTCCGGGTTGTGGCAGTTTTACTGGAAAGTATCAATGATGCTCCACATGTAGCTGAGAAGGTTTGTGGGGCAATCTATTACCTTGCTCAGGGATATGAGGATGCAGGAAGTAGCTCCTCTCTCCTCACTCCTTGCCTTCCTGGCATAATCTATCAACTTCTTAAAACTGCTGAGCGTACAGATGGCGGCgactcaaagcttaggtcttctGCATATGAAACCTTGAATGAGGTTATCAGGTCTTCCAGTATTGTGGAAACTTCTCATATTATTTCTGAGCTGCTCCCAGTCATCATGAACAAGTTAGGGCAGACTCTAGATCTTCAGATTTTATCTTCAGATGACAGAGAGAAGCAAGGAGATTTACAGGCTTCCCTTTGTGGTGTTCTACAAGTCATCATCCAGAAACTTGGCAGTACTGATGAGACCAAGCCCATTATACTGCAGGCTGCAGATCCAATTATGATTCTGTTCCTCCGTGTGCTGGCTTGCCGAAGCTCCACTGTGCATGAGGAAGCAATGCTTGCAATTGGTGCTTTGGCTTATGCCTCTGGGCCAGAGTTTGGCAAGTACATGCCTGAGTTATACAAGTATCTGGAGATGGGATTGCAGAATTTTGAGGAGTATCAGGTTTGTGCCATAACAACTGGGGTGTTTGGTGACATTTGCCGTGCAATGGATGACAAGGTTTTACCATACTGTGAGGGGATCATAAGCCACCTTATCCGCGATCTCCAAAGCGCTGAACTCCACCGATCTGTCAAGCCTCCCATATTCTCTTGTTTTGGGGACATTGCTCTTGCGATAGGGGAGCAATTCTTGAAGTACATTGAATCTGCAATAACAATGATGCAGAGTGCTGCTCAGATCTGTGCCCAGATGAATACCAGTGATGAGGAGTTTATTGACTATGGTAACCAGCTCAAGTGTAGCATCTTTGAAGCTTATTCTGGTATTCTTCAGGGATTCAAAAATTCCAAACCGGAGGTGATGCTTCCACACGCTGGACATCTTTTGCAGTTTATAGAATTGGTTTTCAGAGAGCGTCAAAG GGACGAGAGTGTGACAAAAGCTGCAGTTGCAGTGATGGGTGATCTGGCAGACGCACTTGGTTCCAACACAAAGATTTTGTTTCGAGACAACACATTCTATGTTGATTTTCTTGGTGAGTGTCTTCAATCTGATGATGAACAGCTCAAGGAGACTGCAAATTGGACCCAGGGGATGATAGCACGGGTAATGGTTTCATGA